DNA from Vicia villosa cultivar HV-30 ecotype Madison, WI unplaced genomic scaffold, Vvil1.0 ctg.003515F_1_1, whole genome shotgun sequence:
GCCTCTCCAGTTACTGATTTAACCTCGGGCCTGAAATACTTGACAGAGTCCAGATATGAAAGATACACCCGGCGCTGATTGGGGAATTGACATTCAGCTCCAAATTCTTGAACATACATGCCAAATAGGCATACTTCCACACCTTCAATCTTTTGAAACAGCAAAACTACCTGGAAGTGAAAGCTAAGACATCATTATCACTGATTATAGGTAAGGTTTTAATAACAACCATGTAGTTTAAAACAACCTTTTGATTACCTTGGATTTGTATGGAAATTCTGTAGGGTAATTTTCTTCCTGAAAAATCTCCAAAAAGCGCTGTTTCACTTCTAACTTCTTGTCAACGGAAGACACAACTCTTACGACTAGGGAATCAGCTCCAGGCACCTAGTAACACccaaatgaaaacaaaattagCAATCCGTTAGAAACCAAGATGCACTAGCAAAGAGTGTTCTATGATTTCCTCTTGGATCCAAAGTTTTGCCTCTTACAAAACACGCTTGTAAGATGTAGGCACCTTGTAACATccaaatgaaaacaaaattagCAATCCATTAGAAACCAAGATGCACTAGAAAAGAGTGTTCTATGATTTCCTCTTGGACCCAAAGTTTCGTCTCTTACAGAACACGCTTGTAAGATGTGGAATGCATATATCTGGGTCGATTTGGAAATCTCAGTACACTGCATGATCAAGACTAGACATTTAAAACATAAAATGATCATGGATCTCAACACACCCCTTACGCCCAAGATTTGACATCAAGAACATGGACAATTAATAGTGGAATAACAGTGATCTTGGTAAATTGTTGTGAATTGAACAATTTAGCTGTCtcgtattatattatattaataatttgtgttctttatcaacGTACACATACCTTAATTCTTTTTAAAACGACATATACATATGCTATGCCTCCTAGTAGATAAGTTAATGAGCCCAGGTGTTTGTTATTCCACCGGCATATGAAGCTGATGTCTAGCCTTGGGTGTGGCTTAATATATTATATTGAGATCCATGTTATTTGCCTAGACTAATGTGGGTGACCCACCCACACTTAGGACAGGAAATTGGCCTTAATCATTTTAATAAGTAGTTTTCAAAGCCTGGTTTTTTGTTTATGGCTTTTATTATATTTAGATGTTTTTATTCTCACTTGATTTTGTGTTTGAGTGTTGGAGGTGAGTCAgtgtaaaaaaaagttttttaggACATCTGTTTGAGGTTCCCGACACATGTACAAGTTTCAGTGTTCAACATGTGTATGACACACGATATATCTAAACTTAGGAGTATTGGAGCTTTATAGAAAATCTTCATTGCACCCAGATATTTGAGAGGCCTAGAACTCCCCCACCAGATTTTCTTTCAAAAGACTAATCTCCCTCAAATTCCCCTTCTACTGGTTATAACCAACCAATTAACTAACCGTCCAACTTACAGGGATATTGGATACTTAACAATCTAACTAATATAAAATACAAGATAATAAGGTGAGgaactaaaataaaaaagaaaagtaattatgaaataaaaatagaacTGAATGTAATTCTCATAACCAGTATATTAATCACCTCATCGTAGCTTTTCCCATGAAACCTTGCTCTCTCTGTTCTTTCGTGCTTTAGCCGCTTAAACAACCGTTGTTCTATATGATCACTAAGAATAGTTCTAGGTAAATCTTTTGCTCCAAGAACAGCACTTTGGGGTAATGGCTTGCGCTCACCCCGCTCTACCTCTTCAATGTAGCAGTTTGGGCAAGTGTATTCAGCTTGTCcaccatcatttcttcttccatTAAACAAAGCACATATTTGATGTTGCCAAGCTTCGCATTTATCACATTGAACCCACTGCAGACAAAACATTGATggttaataaaacaaataaacaactaATCAAGCAACAAAATGGCACATATGGCACGCACCCATTCCTCAGTTTCCtcatcattctttttcttttccaatCTTGACTTAGCAATGGGAGTCCCATCAACAACAATGTGTTCTGTACGAGCATCATTATAGCATGGGATACAAAAATAATGCCGAGTATCACCAGTACCCATGGTATAGTACATATTGTTCCGTTTGATACGAACCCCACACGTAGTGCAATAAATAGGAGGTGGTTCAAATGTAAGCTTCTCAACAGCACATAATTGACAGGAATTCTCACTCATAGAATGCTCCATTGCTTGATTCTTCTCTGCCTTTGATTTGCTCTGTCACAGAGAAATGAAAGCATAATAGTAACAGGTTAGTACAGAAGACAGTTAGAAAAAATGTGTGCATATGATATAGAAAATGAGCAATTAAAATAGTAGAATTTGTTACACCAAACTTCAACATGTTAATAAACCTTCGTTTTAAGATAACATAACCTAGCATGTTAAATAGCATGGAGTGCATTCCATTAGGTTCGATTCAACTATATCTCCTTTCATCAATCAAAACATAGCCAAACTGATGAGACAGAAATAATTCAAATGATGAAATGCATAATAGAGATATTATATGTAACTAACACCATGTTCCGTAGATCATGAAACTGGCTATTAAAGAGACAGAGACAGCCTAGGGTATATCAAAGTATCAGTTGGAGCCTTAAAAGTAACTACAAACCCAAGTTATTCATTAGCATAATATTCATAGCACCCAGCTATTTATTTGGGTGGACTTGACTGATGAATTTCGAGAATGCCCCAAAGAATTGATGATTTTTCTCTAAACTAGATTCACACGCTTTTTCTGTAGAAAGGAGGGTATATTCTTGGGGCAGTGTGATCTGTATGCTGTTCTTAGGTGCCAGCCTTTGGCTAGAGTGAAGTGCCTGCCTCTTTAAAGGAAAATATGTAACTAAACTAGTTGTTATCAATCTCAGCACGTCCCTCAGCACATACTTCTATTCAGAGAATCCTAGAGGTAGACTTTAAAAAAGTGGAGTTCGGTAAACTTTTCTTTGTACTCATTCATATAAAAGAGTTGTCAATTTGTTGACACCAAAATAAACATAATCCGCATAGGGTCTATTTTGTTCTTTCATTTAATCTAAATTTTAAAGTTTATTTAGTTTGTTAAGACTCTGTCGAAAGGCTGAAACTAAATAGTTTCTTTCAGCTTGTGACATCCCTGTCTACGAATATAAAATAAAGGATGTATAACCAAACAAGGAGGTTATTAATGAATTTCACACAAGCAACATGTGCTTTTTGAAGTCCACAGACTATTAAATCGAGAAGAAGTTTCAGTAGATTTTAACTTACAATTGAAATGGTTAGTATTATTAAACTAATGGcattaaattaacttttttttatgaaaatgatAACATAGGAAGATACAAATACTTACTTGGCCAACCCATTGCCGGAGACCGGTAATATGTTCCCGGACTTGCTCTGGAGTAAATAGTTCGGTTAAAGAGACCCCCTTAATTTTTGGCTTACCAGACTTCGTTCCAGCTGCATTTTCACTGTGCTGCATCACATTTTCTTGCCTATCTTGCCCAATTTCTTTctcatttttcatattttctgGCCTAGCTAAATTACCAGGATCATCGTTCTTGACAGGCTCACCACTTGGAATTTTATTATCTGCATTATTGGAATCCATCTTCATATCACTAAACTTAGCATGAGACTGAACTTCTGCTTTTACTTCTGTAAGCTCAGACTTAACTGAGATAGACTTCTCTACATTGGGATAGATTTGGGACTGAGCATCCCTGGAAACAAGAGATTCACAATTTGCAGAAATAGAGGATGAAACAGAATTATCATTTTCAAGATTAACAGACTGGGTGCAATGCTCAATCTTTATGCGCTTTAGTGATGGGTGCAAGCCTTCTGAAGTTTCCACAACTAATGTAGGATTTGGGATCAATCTGGATGACATAGCTGTAATATTGTAAGATTTACATGATCCATTTACCACACTTGGCAAACTTGATTGAGATTCTGGCTGAATCTGAGCCTTAAGTTGAAATGCACGCCGGTAATTTCTTACAAAAACACAAACAGGGCAACACGGATCCTTGCAGTGCATGAAATGACGAAGCAATACCATAGTATGATGACAACGAGGATATGGACAATGACGACCTAGAGTGCATCCTTCTATGTGTTTGCATAACTTCTGTGCATTAGAACAACAGCGTTCTTTGCATCGTCCTTCAGGAGCAGAACATCGTCGAGCATGAAATAGAAATAAGAGCCACCTTTGTTGATTTTTGTGCGCTTGCACCATTTTGACATCACTTCCCTGGTCTGGTGGATCAGCTGCACCTCTAGGAGCAACAGCTTGGCTCATTGATACGTCTGATGGTAAGTTATTGCAATGAGCTTCATCCTTTCCTGATATTCTTTGATGAAAATCCACATGGAGATGCTGGTCGTGTGAAATATTGTTAGGCATGTGGTTACCATCTAGTGAGTCAGGCCATTGGTTTAGAACTACTGATTTAGTATTAGATTGTGCACCAACTGTAAGACTGCTGAACTTATTTTGAGATTCTGTAACTAATTGGTGTGAATGCAACATTTGTTGTGaattttgaggggctaatgacgaTAAATCGTGCTGACCAGATGGAAAGGAAAGGTATTGTGCACTCCTAGAACAATCTTCAGATGAGTTTTGCTGGAACTGATTCTGCATCTCAGATATGTGGAACTGTTCAGGAACATGAGAATTGAGCACTTCTTTATGGTGTTCAATTCCAGGCTCTATCTTCACTTGGTTTTCTAGATTGGAAGACAACTGAGACTGATTGAAACCATCATCATTGACCAAATGCTGAGGCTGCTGACCATGTAGTTTCAACTGAAACTGTTGCTGTGATTGTGAATACTGTTCTAGCTGTTGAAATTGCTGGGGCCTTTGCTGATACTGTTGTTGAGAATGCAGAAAGGCATCTCTTGAAGTCGATGAAGACTGAAACTTTTCCAATTGATTGACTGCTTGAGATTTCATATGAGCAGCCTGCTGCATACCATGCAAATTTGAGTGACTGCTGATCAATGAGTTAGTCTTAGGTATAGATGGCAATTTTACTGAATTTGTGTTCTGATTGTTCATCATAGACCCAGAAGATGCCACAGATCCATAAAAGTTCCCAGAAGCAAAATGGTCAACATTATTCAATCCATATCCATCACCTGATAATAAAATTGTCACCCATTATGACAGATGTCAATTTCTAAGGATAAAAAATATACACATACACCCAGACAGATAGAAATaccagaaaaataatattaactaaaaAAGGTGATACAACTAAACACGGGTAAGAAAGATTACCCTGCACTACCGGTTTCTGATTCTGGTCAAAGTGCTGATGCATGTGTTTAGGGGAATTAGCATAAGTTGAGGCATAGCCATCAGAAGTGCCTGGTTCATTAGCAAGTTGGACATTGTTACCAATCAAGCCCAGCCCACTATTAATAGCACCATTTGAGTTTGTAAATTGTTTTTGTAGCAAACCAGATCTCATTCCACTACTCATTTGACTGCCAAGGTTCGACAATACATGACTTTGGTCACCAACATGCTGTTTCTGCTGCAGCAGCTGTGACTGTGATACCATAGTAGACTCTGCACTAGAAAAGATGTTACCATTAGAAGATGAATCTACATTCATATGTGAGTGATTGCTGTTGACTGTAAATCCTGGCGTAGGAATCATTTGGCTTGAAATTCTCGGCACACCCATTGATGACGTGTTCCCTCCCGAGCCAACAGAAAAGTTGGTAGAAGACTGCTGATATCCATTTGACAAACCTACAATAAATACGCCCagaatgaaagaaagaaaaaaaaagaaacaaaagtgaAAAAGGTTGGTAAAGCACTATAGATTTTATTACCATCAGATCTGTTTATGGAACTGCCGAGCATGCCACCAGGTGGTAACATATTAACACTATTGAAAGATGTTGATACCATGCTATTACCCCCGCTGGAAGATATCATTGAGGCATCTATAGATGATGCAACCCCCATGCTTGAATTTGGACCGTGCGACAAACCAGGGGTTGGTATCATCGTACCAATTGGAGAGGAGCTAATAAGCTGAGGATATTGTTGGGCTTGATTATTCATATTTGCTCGTCGAAGGAAATTAGATAAACGACTCTCTAGTGTTTCCAAGTTCATGTAGTCCTCCTAAAATACAAGTACAAAACattgttaaaacaataataatCTTTGAAATTAAGGAGGAAAAAGTTTGAAGGCACCTTGTTATTACTTCGATAATTATAAATCTGggtatttaaaaaattcaaattaaggAAGATTTAAATCCCTCCCGATAGTGATAAGATAATTAACATGAGATCAAGAAAAAACCTTAGAGGAAGCAGCTTTTAACATGGCCTCCTCCAGGCGTTTTGCAAGATCCTTAATCTTCCTTTTCTGCATATCATTAACTGCCTGAGGATGCCGatgcaataacacatcacagctGGAAGGTAAAATGTAAATATATGTTATTTGCTGTAATGTAAAAttaacaagaatgaaaaagaatacCATAATATATCATGTGCACGCATTATAGTATATCCCATTCAAAAAAATGAACCAGGTGGAGCACTCGGAGACAGAGAGTAATCCAATTGACTTAATGGCATATATACTGCAGTGGTCCTAATCAATAACTTCGATAGAATGACCTCGCTAGTTCAAAGTTAGGCAATAACTATACAACTATATGTTCACAATGACCAAGTGCCTAAAAAATTCTTTCCCTTTTTTCAATATAAATCCAACTATTTATTTCTTTTTGAACCAAATTATAACAACATAGGAGGGCTTCCAAAATTTAGATTACATTAGCATGTCAATAGCTAGTTTGAAGAAAATATCAATCTCCAAGTATTACACCTATTGATAAAATTCCCCTTAGAAATTAATATAGTCAAACTAACAAGCAAATAACTTACATCTTCTCTTGAATAAATGCTCGTGCTCTAAGAAATTCAGGGTCCATGTTATTTGATGATCGTGATACACCGCCTAAAGATTGCATCTGCGATGGGAGGGCATTGCCATTTAGTTGGGTGAGTCCAGGCAACTGAGAGCCTGTTTGATTGGGTACCTGTCCTGGAATATGTGCCTGTAGTTTCATCTTTATTCTTCACATAACTTAAAAATGTTCCAAGGAGCTAGTACAAACCAAACACCTGATGACTATTGGcaattcaatatcaaaatcaatgTCAAAATCCATTTAAATGTCAATTTAAAGGCAGTAACAAAAGTAAAATGAAGAAACCTATTAATCGAATATAGAAATTTGAAAACAAGAGGCAAAAGATATTGAATGCAAGCAATGATTGTTAAAGTGTATGAGCAAAATAAGCTTGACGCTAAACGGATTCTCTATAGTTGTTGTGGATAATTGAAAGAGTGGATATAGATAATAGAAATTGAATCAAGCTTGAGCAGTATAAGAAACCCTAGATATTAAACCAAATCAACAATTACAAGTAAAGGGGCAAGGAAACCCTAATAGATTGATGGGTAACGACGAACCTAAAACGGTGAAGAATCGGTTGCGGAAGGAAATGGGAGTGTAAAATTGATGTACGAAATTGGAAAAGAAGCTACAAAATATCGACGACCGCGACGACGAGGATTCACGATGCTTTTGCCGTGGAGAAAGAGAGAAAGGTCGGTGACAACAT
Protein-coding regions in this window:
- the LOC131641104 gene encoding histone acetyltransferase HAC1-like codes for the protein MKLQAHIPGQVPNQTGSQLPGLTQLNGNALPSQMQSLGGVSRSSNNMDPEFLRARAFIQEKICDVLLHRHPQAVNDMQKRKIKDLAKRLEEAMLKAASSKEDYMNLETLESRLSNFLRRANMNNQAQQYPQLISSSPIGTMIPTPGLSHGPNSSMGVASSIDASMISSSGGNSMVSTSFNSVNMLPPGGMLGSSINRSDGLSNGYQQSSTNFSVGSGGNTSSMGVPRISSQMIPTPGFTVNSNHSHMNVDSSSNGNIFSSAESTMVSQSQLLQQKQHVGDQSHVLSNLGSQMSSGMRSGLLQKQFTNSNGAINSGLGLIGNNVQLANEPGTSDGYASTYANSPKHMHQHFDQNQKPVVQGDGYGLNNVDHFASGNFYGSVASSGSMMNNQNTNSVKLPSIPKTNSLISSHSNLHGMQQAAHMKSQAVNQLEKFQSSSTSRDAFLHSQQQYQQRPQQFQQLEQYSQSQQQFQLKLHGQQPQHLVNDDGFNQSQLSSNLENQVKIEPGIEHHKEVLNSHVPEQFHISEMQNQFQQNSSEDCSRSAQYLSFPSGQHDLSSLAPQNSQQMLHSHQLVTESQNKFSSLTVGAQSNTKSVVLNQWPDSLDGNHMPNNISHDQHLHVDFHQRISGKDEAHCNNLPSDVSMSQAVAPRGAADPPDQGSDVKMVQAHKNQQRWLLFLFHARRCSAPEGRCKERCCSNAQKLCKHIEGCTLGRHCPYPRCHHTMVLLRHFMHCKDPCCPVCVFVRNYRRAFQLKAQIQPESQSSLPSVVNGSCKSYNITAMSSRLIPNPTLVVETSEGLHPSLKRIKIEHCTQSVNLENDNSVSSSISANCESLVSRDAQSQIYPNVEKSISVKSELTEVKAEVQSHAKFSDMKMDSNNADNKIPSGEPVKNDDPGNLARPENMKNEKEIGQDRQENVMQHSENAAGTKSGKPKIKGVSLTELFTPEQVREHITGLRQWVGQSKSKAEKNQAMEHSMSENSCQLCAVEKLTFEPPPIYCTTCGVRIKRNNMYYTMGTGDTRHYFCIPCYNDARTEHIVVDGTPIAKSRLEKKKNDEETEEWWVQCDKCEAWQHQICALFNGRRNDGGQAEYTCPNCYIEEVERGERKPLPQSAVLGAKDLPRTILSDHIEQRLFKRLKHERTERARFHGKSYDEVPGADSLVVRVVSSVDKKLEVKQRFLEIFQEENYPTEFPYKSKVVLLFQKIEGVEVCLFGMYVQEFGAECQFPNQRRVYLSYLDSVKYFRPEVKSVTGEALRTFVYHEILIGYLEYCKLRGFTSCYIWACPPLKGEDYILYCHPEIQKTPKSDKLREWYLAMLRKASKENVVADITNLYDHFFTSTGECRAKVTAARLPYFDGDYWPGAAEDLIYQLRQEEDGRRQNKKGTTKKTITKRALKASGQSDLSGNASKDLLLMHKLGETISPMKEDFIMVHLQHACSHCCILMVCGNRWVCSQCKNFQICDKCYEAELQREERERHPVNQRDKHTLYPVEITDIPDDTKDKDDILESEFFDTRQAFLSLCQGNHYQYDTLRRAKHSSMMVLYHLHNPTAPAFVATCNVCYLDIETGQGWRCEVCPEYDVCNSCYQKGDIDHPHPLTNHPSMVERDAQNKEARQFRVLQLRKMLDLLVHASQCRSAHCQYPNCRKVKGLFRHGMHCKTRASGGCVLCKKMWYLLQLHARACKESECHVPRCRDLKEHLRRLQQQSDSRRRAAVMEMMRQRAAEVANNV